From the Maioricimonas rarisocia genome, one window contains:
- a CDS encoding aminotransferase class IV — protein sequence MPDPIAWLNGTLVPFAEARLPVWDLGIVQGATVTDMIRTFRLRPFRLEQHLNRLRRSLAEVGFGISQSDDDLETIVNRLIEANAIPDEPLLDLGVVIFVTGGPQAMYAQGLQESDDPTICVHTFPLAFDRWAAKYEEGQSLVIPEIAQVPAGILNPQIKYRSRLHWYLADRAARSKVPGASALLLDLDGFITETNSGNVAIVEGDRIVAPSVGKVLEGVSLEWIFELAGSLGLHCRREDIDVERLTAADEVFVTSTTYCLLPVTRVDGVDVGDGRPGRVARRLLSAWSSCVGVDIVRQAESGGKGQQV from the coding sequence ATGCCCGACCCGATTGCCTGGCTCAATGGAACATTGGTCCCTTTTGCAGAGGCGCGGCTACCGGTCTGGGATCTGGGGATCGTTCAGGGTGCGACCGTCACGGACATGATTCGGACGTTTCGGTTGCGGCCGTTTCGGCTGGAGCAGCACCTGAACAGGCTGCGACGGAGCTTGGCGGAGGTGGGTTTCGGAATTTCACAGAGCGACGACGATCTCGAGACGATCGTCAATCGCCTGATCGAAGCCAACGCGATTCCCGACGAGCCACTGCTCGATCTGGGGGTGGTGATTTTTGTGACGGGCGGGCCGCAGGCAATGTATGCTCAGGGGCTGCAGGAATCGGATGATCCGACCATCTGTGTGCATACGTTTCCGCTTGCGTTCGATCGGTGGGCCGCGAAGTACGAAGAAGGTCAGTCGCTGGTCATTCCGGAGATTGCTCAGGTCCCGGCCGGGATCCTCAATCCGCAGATCAAGTATCGCAGTCGACTTCACTGGTACCTGGCGGACCGTGCTGCCCGCTCGAAGGTACCGGGGGCATCGGCGTTGCTTCTCGACCTCGATGGATTCATCACCGAAACGAACTCGGGGAATGTCGCCATCGTGGAAGGGGATCGGATCGTGGCACCGTCCGTGGGCAAGGTGCTGGAGGGAGTGAGTCTGGAGTGGATTTTCGAGCTGGCCGGTTCGCTGGGGCTGCATTGCCGCCGCGAAGACATTGATGTGGAGCGGCTGACTGCTGCTGACGAAGTTTTTGTGACATCGACGACTTACTGCCTGCTGCCGGTGACGCGTGTGGACGGGGTCGACGTAGGAGACGGACGTCCGGGGCGGGTGGCCCGGCGACTGCTCTCGGCGTGGTCCTCGTGCGTGGGCGTCGACATTGTGCGACAGGCCGAAAGTGGAGGAAAAGGACAACAGGTATGA
- a CDS encoding 3'-5' exonuclease, translating to MANSSAPVAYLIFDVETVADGDLINRVKYPDQSLSPAEATACYRSELLEQTGRDVLPHTYVLPISVAVAKIDPEFHLIDLSVLDEPEFRPHVITRGFWQGWRHYGRPAFVTFNGRGYDLPVMEMAAYRYGYSVPEWFNVEARSYEQSRNRYNTSAHIDLMDLVSNFGASRVTGGLNLLANLIGKPGKTGIDGSMVQDMYESGKVAEINDYCRCDVLDTYFVFLRTRVLLGRLSLDQEQERVAEARKWIEERAADRPAYTHYLENWGSWQPPED from the coding sequence ATGGCCAACAGCTCCGCTCCGGTTGCGTATCTGATCTTTGACGTCGAGACGGTCGCCGACGGCGACCTGATCAACCGCGTCAAGTATCCGGATCAGTCCCTCTCTCCGGCCGAGGCAACCGCCTGCTACCGCAGCGAACTGCTCGAACAGACCGGACGCGACGTCCTGCCCCACACGTATGTCCTCCCCATTTCGGTCGCGGTCGCCAAGATCGATCCCGAATTCCACCTGATTGACCTCAGCGTGCTGGATGAACCGGAGTTCCGTCCACACGTGATCACCCGGGGGTTCTGGCAGGGCTGGCGGCACTACGGCAGACCGGCGTTCGTCACCTTCAACGGACGGGGCTATGACCTGCCCGTCATGGAGATGGCCGCGTACCGCTACGGCTACTCGGTGCCGGAATGGTTCAACGTCGAAGCGCGCAGCTACGAACAGTCGCGGAACCGCTACAACACCAGCGCCCACATCGACCTGATGGATCTGGTGAGTAACTTCGGAGCCAGCCGCGTCACGGGGGGACTCAACCTGCTGGCGAACCTGATCGGCAAGCCGGGCAAGACCGGCATCGACGGGTCGATGGTGCAGGACATGTATGAGTCGGGCAAGGTCGCCGAGATCAACGACTACTGCCGCTGCGACGTGCTCGACACGTACTTCGTCTTCCTGCGGACCCGCGTCCTGCTGGGACGGCTCTCGCTCGACCAGGAGCAGGAACGGGTCGCCGAGGCACGGAAGTGGATCGAGGAGCGAGCTGCGGACCGCCCTGCCTACACCCACTATCTTGAAAACTGGGGAAGCTGGCAGCCACCTGAGGACTGA
- a CDS encoding class I SAM-dependent methyltransferase — protein sequence MNPIKDNWTFFRQFIEEFEWTGAVLPSGRFASDALSRFVARTSSPRRILEVGPGTGPVTRRMARHLSPDDHLDLVEINPRFVDILNHKFETDPVLKPARGITQIHCCPLQEFEADAPYDLVICGIPFNNLPPDLVAELMDRCLSLLADGGRFSFFEYMYVRNIKQVVGNRNSREQLRGVGRELKKRFESHKTGTDWVFANVPPAWIHHLQARSVPDTRN from the coding sequence ATGAACCCGATCAAGGACAACTGGACGTTCTTCCGGCAGTTTATCGAAGAGTTCGAATGGACCGGCGCAGTCCTGCCGAGTGGACGTTTCGCCTCGGATGCTCTCTCTCGATTTGTCGCGAGAACTTCGTCCCCGCGACGAATCCTGGAAGTCGGACCGGGAACCGGTCCGGTGACGCGGCGGATGGCCCGGCACCTCAGCCCCGACGATCACCTCGATCTCGTTGAGATCAATCCCCGGTTTGTCGATATTCTGAACCACAAGTTCGAGACCGATCCGGTGCTCAAACCGGCACGGGGGATTACTCAGATCCACTGTTGCCCTCTGCAGGAGTTCGAAGCGGATGCCCCCTACGACCTGGTCATCTGCGGAATCCCCTTCAACAACCTGCCGCCGGATCTCGTGGCGGAGCTGATGGATCGATGCCTCTCGCTGCTCGCAGACGGCGGGCGATTCTCATTCTTCGAGTACATGTACGTCCGGAACATCAAGCAGGTGGTGGGCAACCGCAACTCCCGCGAGCAGCTGCGGGGTGTCGGGCGTGAACTGAAGAAGCGGTTCGAGTCGCACAAGACCGGCACCGATTGGGTTTTCGCCAACGTTCCCCCGGCGTGGATCCATCATCTGCAGGCACGTTCGGTCCCGGACACGCGGAACTGA
- a CDS encoding PP2C family protein-serine/threonine phosphatase yields MRILVAWDDPAQADLLKMYLGVNGNEAEIVCDGNRFLQQLSRGEPWDAVLLTTTTPSTDRAFEIFEAARKMAPETPIIGACPETDVYRIARFLTGGLRGYVIRDRAGDFMFLLQAVIEGAIKQAHAERERIVAERLRREIDSVRRLQETIIPRDIESPPGYDIVARYESSQIRVIGGQPVTLAGGDYYDAFAVSDDSLVLIVGDASGHGMKACMSIMTMHTLIRMIRSNRFRNTADFVTHVNNELCQQAIVNEDGGFITLLYGILNTRTHILEWTSAGHPVPLIQDLDSTEVAPAGDDEAPGLPLGILPDAEYVVRRTPVPPGSRLLMYTDGLAEAFSPEAEGHREFGEKGLRRTLKESAQADLRQTMRALFDASHAFTDGQGRHDDTSVLLLERDR; encoded by the coding sequence ATGCGCATACTTGTCGCGTGGGATGATCCCGCGCAGGCCGATCTGCTGAAAATGTATCTGGGCGTCAACGGCAACGAAGCCGAAATCGTCTGCGACGGGAATCGCTTCCTTCAGCAGCTCAGTCGCGGCGAACCCTGGGACGCGGTTCTGCTGACCACGACCACTCCCAGTACCGATCGGGCCTTCGAGATCTTCGAAGCCGCGCGGAAGATGGCACCGGAAACGCCCATTATCGGTGCATGTCCCGAGACGGACGTGTACCGCATCGCCCGCTTTCTGACGGGCGGCCTGAGGGGATATGTCATCCGGGATCGCGCCGGAGACTTCATGTTTCTCCTGCAGGCGGTGATCGAAGGAGCCATCAAGCAGGCACATGCAGAACGGGAACGGATCGTTGCCGAACGCTTGCGGCGGGAGATCGACTCCGTCCGACGGCTGCAGGAAACGATCATCCCCCGCGACATCGAGAGCCCCCCCGGCTACGACATCGTGGCCCGCTACGAATCGTCCCAGATCCGTGTGATCGGCGGCCAACCGGTGACTCTGGCCGGAGGCGACTATTACGATGCGTTTGCCGTCTCCGACGACAGTCTCGTGCTCATCGTCGGCGATGCCTCCGGGCACGGGATGAAGGCCTGCATGTCGATCATGACGATGCATACTCTGATCCGCATGATCCGCTCGAACCGGTTTCGCAACACCGCCGATTTCGTCACGCACGTCAACAACGAACTCTGCCAGCAGGCGATCGTCAACGAAGACGGCGGATTCATCACGCTGCTGTATGGGATCCTCAACACGCGCACGCACATCCTCGAGTGGACCTCGGCCGGTCATCCCGTGCCGCTGATCCAGGACCTCGATTCGACTGAGGTCGCTCCCGCCGGCGATGACGAAGCTCCCGGCCTGCCTCTCGGGATTCTGCCGGACGCGGAATACGTCGTCCGCCGCACACCCGTTCCTCCGGGCAGCCGACTGCTGATGTACACGGACGGGCTTGCCGAAGCCTTCAGCCCCGAGGCCGAGGGACATCGCGAATTCGGTGAGAAGGGACTGCGTCGCACGCTCAAGGAGAGTGCGCAGGCCGATCTGAGACAGACGATGCGGGCGCTCTTCGACGCCTCTCACGCGTTTACCGATGGCCAGGGCCGGCATGACGACACGTCCGTGCTGCTGCTCGAAAGGGATCGGTAG
- a CDS encoding acyltransferase family protein: protein MPARTLPLPTGNPSSPGSRLHGLDWLRAFTALVVVALHAGIPYMTHRMPGLVWSTWDSRPDSAIDAFCWAADGFVMPVFFVMGGLLAAQLMRRKGTDQFLQHRASRLLGPLAFGIVFILPLDLYAWLIGWVGDDRIAPSKLLSLKLDPDVSAGLWGVSHLWFLQYLFVYCAAAWGIIRLTERLHASERGPRRTFAVRSILLARQSPCVPAGLLVATGIGVSTVALVWEPEVVIGFRHSWWPLPANLLYFVPCFAFGWWLAHRQEAGKPISSGWGVAGVGAIAAFFLALPLIHTHVDQSTAGTDRWLLAASFAAFAWLSTLALLGGSVEMLRQPPPAPVRFFAEASFWVYLIHHPIVGLSHVSLSRVDWPTPVRFAVVLTVALAFSLLTYAAFVRSSWIGQLLNGRRYGQKPQSLTIPQAEQNVARRAA from the coding sequence ATGCCGGCCCGCACGCTCCCGCTGCCTACCGGAAATCCGTCATCACCGGGTTCACGTCTGCATGGACTGGACTGGTTGCGGGCGTTTACGGCTCTGGTGGTCGTCGCGCTCCATGCCGGCATCCCGTACATGACGCATCGCATGCCGGGCCTGGTCTGGTCGACGTGGGACAGTCGGCCGGACAGCGCGATCGACGCGTTCTGCTGGGCCGCCGACGGCTTCGTGATGCCGGTCTTCTTTGTGATGGGGGGGCTTCTTGCCGCGCAGCTGATGCGCCGCAAGGGGACCGACCAGTTCCTGCAGCATCGGGCGAGCCGGCTGCTCGGGCCCCTCGCATTCGGGATCGTGTTCATCCTGCCGCTGGACCTGTACGCCTGGTTGATCGGCTGGGTGGGGGACGACCGGATTGCGCCCTCAAAACTCTTGAGCCTGAAGCTTGACCCGGACGTGAGCGCCGGTCTGTGGGGCGTCTCGCATCTGTGGTTTCTGCAGTATCTGTTCGTGTACTGCGCCGCCGCGTGGGGAATCATTCGCCTGACCGAGCGACTGCATGCATCCGAGCGAGGACCACGGCGGACGTTCGCTGTACGGTCCATCCTGCTGGCGCGCCAGTCACCGTGCGTGCCGGCGGGACTGCTGGTCGCGACCGGAATCGGAGTGTCGACGGTCGCACTGGTGTGGGAGCCGGAGGTCGTTATCGGCTTTCGTCACTCCTGGTGGCCCCTGCCGGCGAACCTGCTGTACTTCGTGCCGTGCTTTGCGTTCGGCTGGTGGCTTGCCCATCGGCAGGAAGCGGGAAAGCCGATCTCGTCCGGTTGGGGCGTTGCCGGCGTCGGAGCGATTGCGGCCTTCTTTCTGGCGTTGCCGCTGATCCACACCCATGTGGATCAGTCGACAGCCGGTACGGATCGCTGGCTGCTGGCCGCTTCGTTCGCCGCCTTCGCCTGGCTGTCGACTCTGGCATTGCTCGGAGGCAGTGTGGAGATGCTGCGTCAGCCGCCGCCGGCCCCCGTGCGGTTCTTCGCCGAGGCGTCGTTCTGGGTGTACCTGATTCATCACCCGATTGTAGGGCTTTCGCACGTCAGTCTCTCGCGCGTCGACTGGCCGACGCCGGTCCGCTTCGCGGTTGTGCTGACGGTCGCCCTGGCCTTCTCGCTGCTGACGTACGCGGCGTTTGTTCGTTCAAGCTGGATCGGTCAGCTTCTGAATGGGCGACGCTACGGCCAGAAGCCTCAGAGCCTCACCATTCCTCAGGCGGAGCAGAACGTCGCCCGCCGCGCTGCCTGA
- a CDS encoding alpha/beta hydrolase, with product MYPASRAARLQAAQTGLPSHVVQDVVATADDGLHLRGLLYGTERCTEEAAPLVIFFPGNGGHRLHRLPTAMGLLSLGCAVLHFDYRGYGDNPGVTSEPSLHADALAVWKYATQHLEIPAERIVLFGESLGGAVATRLAVRAGTPPAAVVLNGTFASMVETAAWHYPYLPIRWVLRDRWPSIDYVPQVTSSLLQFHGTADDIVPLDHGRALFEAAPTHCRRGQPKSFVPLDGYGHNNITLATMRPELSRFLMRIGLAGDRLQEASDGQQLRSGCVSDL from the coding sequence ATGTACCCCGCGTCGCGGGCCGCGCGACTCCAGGCGGCCCAGACCGGCCTCCCGTCGCACGTCGTGCAGGATGTGGTCGCCACGGCCGACGACGGCCTGCACCTCCGGGGGCTGCTCTACGGGACGGAACGCTGCACGGAAGAGGCTGCACCGCTGGTCATCTTCTTTCCCGGCAACGGGGGGCACCGGTTGCATCGCCTGCCGACAGCGATGGGACTGCTGTCGCTGGGGTGCGCGGTCCTGCATTTCGACTACCGGGGATACGGAGACAATCCGGGAGTCACTTCGGAACCCTCACTTCACGCTGACGCGCTCGCTGTCTGGAAGTACGCCACGCAACATCTGGAGATCCCTGCCGAACGGATCGTGCTTTTCGGAGAGTCGCTCGGCGGTGCGGTCGCAACCCGCCTGGCCGTGCGGGCCGGGACGCCTCCCGCCGCAGTGGTCCTGAACGGCACATTCGCCTCGATGGTCGAGACGGCTGCCTGGCACTACCCTTACCTGCCGATCCGCTGGGTCCTGCGGGACCGCTGGCCATCGATCGATTATGTCCCGCAGGTCACATCGAGCCTGCTGCAGTTTCACGGTACGGCGGACGACATCGTGCCGCTCGATCATGGGCGGGCGCTGTTCGAAGCGGCCCCCACGCATTGTCGCCGCGGCCAGCCGAAATCATTCGTGCCACTCGACGGATACGGACACAACAACATCACGCTCGCCACCATGCGTCCGGAACTGTCCCGGTTCCTGATGCGCATCGGCCTGGCCGGCGACAGACTGCAGGAGGCATCCGATGGCCAACAGCTCCGCTCCGGTTGCGTATCTGATCTTTGA
- a CDS encoding lipopolysaccharide biosynthesis protein: MSVRSVVRSTVAPYLTPSGRRAAWNLGWMLGGTGIGQLCSVASLLLLTRALGRETYGALSSVLSLRVYMLVIGAAGMRHIVLRETGQRPESHDAVLTGHLIITGIAGAVVALAIVIAANFVPISPDERGLWQIIAICNIASCMGVICFFDVAHRQAMSAIVVATVELAGLAGLVMLERNGYLTLTTAGLILGGKWVVANATMLGLYSAIVHPWRWTFVPATVREMWRSSRTLLISRLAGNVPTATGVPLVRLLHGDGAAGLMGLATQAMNAAMMLGAMANRVLQPHVAGPYGRRPEFLRRLGGFIILFYGGVALAGVVGSWAVIHFYLPDEFNPAWGPCCLLIVAGLVMSLARLLSTWLVIARREGHVARIEFWSAGLYLLIVPLLATWASFRGAAIGTAVASGLLIVLTLTAARSTAAGPEAESVSDNPVVGK, translated from the coding sequence TTGTCCGTCCGTTCCGTTGTCCGGTCGACCGTAGCTCCCTATCTGACCCCGAGCGGTCGGCGGGCTGCGTGGAACCTCGGCTGGATGCTGGGCGGGACCGGCATCGGACAGCTTTGCTCGGTCGCCAGTCTGCTTCTGCTGACTCGCGCTCTGGGCCGCGAAACGTATGGGGCCCTCTCGTCCGTCCTTTCGCTGCGCGTCTACATGCTGGTCATCGGTGCAGCCGGTATGCGGCACATCGTTCTGAGAGAAACCGGGCAACGCCCCGAGTCTCACGATGCGGTGCTGACCGGACATCTGATCATCACCGGGATTGCCGGTGCGGTGGTCGCTCTCGCCATCGTGATTGCGGCGAACTTCGTGCCGATCTCTCCGGATGAACGGGGACTCTGGCAGATCATCGCGATCTGCAATATCGCCTCGTGCATGGGAGTGATCTGCTTCTTCGATGTCGCCCACCGTCAGGCGATGAGCGCTATCGTCGTTGCAACCGTGGAACTTGCCGGGCTGGCGGGGCTGGTCATGCTGGAGCGGAACGGCTACCTCACGCTGACGACCGCGGGACTCATCCTGGGCGGCAAATGGGTTGTGGCGAATGCTACGATGCTCGGGCTGTACAGCGCGATCGTCCACCCGTGGCGATGGACGTTTGTGCCGGCGACCGTCCGGGAGATGTGGCGGTCGTCACGGACCCTGCTGATTTCGCGGCTGGCGGGAAACGTCCCGACCGCAACAGGTGTGCCTCTGGTTCGTCTGCTGCACGGTGATGGGGCAGCCGGTCTGATGGGGCTGGCGACCCAGGCGATGAATGCCGCGATGATGCTTGGAGCGATGGCGAACCGGGTGCTTCAGCCGCATGTGGCCGGTCCGTACGGCAGGCGGCCCGAGTTCCTGCGACGTCTGGGCGGGTTCATCATCCTGTTTTACGGGGGCGTGGCGCTGGCGGGAGTGGTCGGCTCGTGGGCGGTCATCCATTTCTATCTGCCGGACGAGTTCAATCCGGCCTGGGGACCATGCTGCCTGCTGATCGTTGCCGGCCTGGTGATGTCGCTGGCACGGCTGCTGTCGACCTGGCTGGTCATCGCCCGTCGCGAGGGACACGTGGCCCGGATTGAATTCTGGTCCGCCGGGCTGTACCTGCTGATCGTTCCACTGCTGGCGACATGGGCGTCGTTTCGCGGAGCAGCGATCGGTACCGCGGTTGCCAGTGGTCTGCTGATCGTGCTGACTCTTACGGCGGCCCGGTCCACGGCTGCCGGTCCGGAAGCGGAAAGCGTTTCCGACAATCCGGTGGTTGGGAAGTAA
- a CDS encoding SH3 domain-containing protein, whose translation MRTLSFVLLISVAGAAPARAAIQSFPYQAECRADDIVVRSGPGQRYYATGKLERGTQVQVHRHDPGGWFMIAPPPGSFSWIDASLVKVTNQGEGVVDVPPLEDGRVPRAIVRIGSQLSDDHAYYGRELGSGDKVTILGEKTLQTDRGPVKMLKIEPPAREYRWIKGDFVVPVDPELRDELVSDPFAIPPHSKLAEPESDDSPAEMPIADGATGSDKPASKPVSVSNEVETSLERELIRSQQAGVVRQSGPTASELRDIRDQLSDLDRRYSDMMALDPGHWDLDGLAREYTELQAVATPAMANQIDLRLAAIDARRSILAEYEDFVRLTTETSKRDAQLLSMQNATGVPVPSGSPAPYGPPAPPTGDIPPIMIPTPPSAPVEAAPQTPAPASPQPSADQPETGTSVAPQLNGAGIIQRANRPLPGRPRYVLIAPDGRLLAWLEAEEGIDLESYVGRAMGLIGQRGFDRRLGADLLVVRRLVPVRLKP comes from the coding sequence ATGCGCACTCTCTCCTTTGTACTGCTGATCAGCGTTGCCGGCGCCGCCCCCGCGCGGGCGGCCATCCAGAGCTTTCCCTACCAGGCCGAATGCCGTGCCGACGACATCGTCGTACGCAGCGGACCGGGACAGCGTTACTACGCCACCGGCAAGCTCGAACGGGGCACGCAGGTGCAGGTCCACCGGCACGATCCGGGTGGCTGGTTCATGATCGCTCCGCCACCGGGCAGCTTCAGCTGGATCGACGCCTCACTGGTCAAAGTTACGAACCAGGGAGAAGGGGTCGTCGACGTTCCGCCTCTCGAGGACGGCCGCGTCCCCCGGGCAATTGTGCGGATCGGCAGCCAGCTCAGCGACGACCACGCCTACTATGGCCGGGAACTCGGTTCCGGCGACAAGGTGACGATCCTCGGCGAGAAAACGCTGCAGACCGATCGCGGACCGGTGAAGATGCTCAAGATTGAGCCTCCGGCTCGCGAATACCGGTGGATCAAGGGAGATTTTGTCGTCCCTGTTGATCCGGAACTGCGGGACGAACTGGTCAGCGATCCGTTTGCCATCCCTCCGCACTCGAAGCTCGCCGAGCCCGAATCCGACGACTCTCCTGCCGAAATGCCGATTGCCGATGGGGCGACCGGGAGCGACAAGCCGGCCTCCAAGCCGGTCTCCGTCAGCAACGAAGTTGAAACGTCGCTGGAGCGGGAACTGATCCGCAGCCAGCAGGCAGGGGTCGTGCGTCAGTCCGGCCCGACCGCAAGCGAACTGCGCGACATCCGCGACCAGTTGAGCGACCTGGACCGCCGATATTCCGATATGATGGCCCTCGATCCCGGCCACTGGGATCTCGACGGCCTTGCGCGGGAATACACCGAACTGCAGGCGGTGGCGACGCCCGCCATGGCCAATCAGATCGACCTGCGGCTGGCGGCAATCGACGCCCGGCGGTCGATTCTGGCCGAGTACGAGGACTTCGTCCGCCTGACGACCGAAACCAGCAAGCGGGATGCACAGCTGCTCTCGATGCAGAACGCCACCGGCGTGCCGGTCCCCTCAGGGAGCCCGGCTCCCTACGGACCGCCCGCTCCTCCAACCGGCGACATTCCTCCCATCATGATTCCGACTCCGCCGTCGGCTCCGGTCGAAGCGGCACCTCAGACGCCGGCCCCAGCCTCCCCGCAGCCTTCTGCGGATCAGCCGGAGACCGGCACGAGCGTCGCCCCACAGCTCAACGGTGCGGGCATCATTCAGCGGGCGAACCGTCCCCTCCCCGGACGCCCCCGCTACGTCCTGATCGCTCCGGACGGCCGCCTGCTCGCATGGCTTGAAGCCGAAGAGGGCATCGACCTCGAGTCGTATGTCGGACGCGCCATGGGGTTGATCGGTCAGCGGGGATTCGATCGTCGCCTCGGCGCCGATCTGCTCGTCGTACGACGGCTGGTTCCGGTCCGCCTGAAGCCCTGA